In a single window of the Micromonospora sp. WMMD1155 genome:
- a CDS encoding dipeptide ABC transporter ATP-binding protein has product MTASPANPTKVRGEAILSVDNLVKHFPITQGVLFQRQVGAVKAVDGVSFELRRGETLGVVGESGCGKSTLARLLMRLETPTSGSATLEGRDLFKASGGELRRVRRNMQMVMQDPYTSLNPRMTVGDIIGEPFEIHPDAAPKGSKQQRVQELLDLVGLNPEHINRYPHQFSGGQRQRIGIARALALRPDVIVCDEPVSALDVSIQAQVINLLKQLQDELGLSYIFIAHDLSVVRHIADRVAVMYLGRIVEIGTEDEIYERATHPYTQALLSAVPVPDPEARDQRTMIRLVGDVPSPADPPSGCHFRTRCWKAQDICAVEDPATVPRAAEPHPSACHFAELRPATP; this is encoded by the coding sequence ATGACAGCGTCGCCCGCTAACCCCACCAAGGTCCGCGGCGAGGCGATCCTCTCCGTCGACAACCTGGTGAAGCACTTCCCGATCACCCAGGGCGTGCTGTTCCAGCGGCAGGTCGGCGCGGTCAAGGCCGTCGACGGGGTGAGCTTCGAGCTGCGTCGGGGCGAGACACTGGGTGTCGTCGGCGAGTCCGGCTGCGGAAAGTCCACCCTCGCCCGGCTGCTGATGCGATTGGAGACGCCCACCTCGGGCAGCGCCACGCTGGAGGGCCGGGACCTGTTCAAGGCATCCGGCGGCGAGCTGCGCCGGGTGCGTCGCAACATGCAGATGGTGATGCAGGACCCGTACACCTCGCTGAACCCGCGGATGACGGTCGGCGACATCATCGGCGAGCCGTTCGAGATCCACCCGGATGCCGCACCCAAGGGCAGCAAGCAGCAGCGCGTCCAGGAGCTGTTGGACCTGGTCGGGCTCAACCCGGAACACATCAACCGGTACCCGCACCAGTTCTCCGGCGGTCAGCGCCAGCGCATCGGCATCGCCCGGGCGCTCGCGCTGCGGCCCGACGTGATCGTCTGCGACGAGCCGGTGTCGGCGCTGGACGTCTCCATCCAGGCCCAGGTGATCAACCTGCTCAAGCAGTTGCAGGACGAGCTGGGGCTGTCGTACATCTTCATCGCCCACGACCTGTCCGTGGTGCGGCACATCGCCGACCGGGTCGCGGTGATGTACCTCGGTCGGATCGTGGAGATCGGCACCGAGGACGAGATCTACGAGCGGGCCACCCACCCGTACACCCAGGCTCTGCTCTCCGCCGTGCCGGTGCCCGACCCGGAGGCCCGCGACCAGCGCACCATGATCCGGCTGGTCGGTGACGTGCCCAGCCCGGCCGACCCGCCGAGCGGATGCCACTTCCGGACCCGCTGCTGGAAGGCTCAGGACATCTGCGCCGTGGAGGACCCGGCAACGGTGCCGAGGGCTGCGGAACCGCACCCGTCCGCCTGCCACTTCGCCGAACTCCGCCCGGCCACCCCCTGA
- a CDS encoding ABC transporter ATP-binding protein gives MTVQPTPASTTPEGGHLLELRDLHVEFRTNEGVARVINGVSYHLDAGETLAVLGESGSGKSVTAQAIMGILDTPPAFVRSGQILYQGQDLLTRSEEQRRQVRGKEIAMIFQDALSALNPVFPVGWQIGETLRQRAGMSRADARRRAIELMDLVKIPGAAKRIGDYPHQFSGGMRQRVMIAMALALDPKVLIADEPTTALDVTVQAQIMDLLADLRRELNMAMILITHDLGVVAGVADRIAVMYAGRIVEHADVHSLYKAPAHPYTKGLLESIPRLDVRGEELSTIKGLPPNLMRIPSGCPFHPRCPYVQQVCVDVVPHDLVLGDGRTSACHFAQEVRDDSVAR, from the coding sequence ATGACCGTCCAACCCACGCCCGCCTCCACCACGCCCGAGGGCGGCCACCTACTGGAGTTGCGGGACCTGCACGTCGAGTTCCGCACCAACGAGGGCGTGGCCCGGGTGATCAACGGCGTGTCGTACCACCTGGACGCCGGCGAGACACTCGCCGTGCTCGGCGAGTCCGGCTCGGGCAAGTCGGTGACCGCCCAGGCGATCATGGGCATCCTGGACACCCCGCCCGCGTTCGTCCGCTCCGGCCAGATCCTCTACCAGGGTCAGGACCTGCTCACCCGCTCCGAGGAGCAGCGTCGGCAGGTACGCGGCAAGGAGATCGCGATGATCTTCCAGGACGCGCTCTCCGCCCTGAACCCGGTGTTCCCGGTCGGCTGGCAGATCGGCGAGACGCTGCGCCAGCGGGCCGGCATGTCCCGGGCCGACGCCCGGCGGCGCGCCATCGAGTTGATGGACCTGGTCAAGATCCCCGGCGCCGCCAAGCGGATCGGCGACTACCCGCACCAGTTCTCCGGTGGCATGCGGCAGCGCGTCATGATCGCCATGGCGCTGGCGCTGGACCCGAAGGTGTTGATCGCCGACGAGCCCACCACGGCGCTCGACGTGACGGTCCAGGCCCAGATCATGGACCTGCTGGCCGACCTGCGCCGCGAACTCAACATGGCGATGATCCTGATCACCCACGACCTGGGTGTGGTCGCCGGTGTCGCGGACCGGATCGCCGTCATGTACGCCGGTCGGATCGTCGAGCACGCCGACGTCCACTCGCTATACAAGGCGCCGGCCCACCCGTACACCAAGGGGTTGTTGGAGTCGATCCCGCGCCTGGACGTCCGTGGCGAGGAGCTGTCGACGATCAAGGGGTTGCCGCCGAACCTGATGCGCATCCCGTCCGGCTGCCCGTTCCACCCCCGGTGCCCGTACGTCCAGCAGGTCTGCGTGGACGTCGTGCCGCACGACCTGGTCCTCGGCGACGGCCGGACCAGCGCTTGCCACTTCGCGCAGGAGGTCCGTGATGACAGCGTCGCCCGCTAA
- a CDS encoding ABC transporter permease, translated as MSDFETVAASENQAARRGPSGEPGTPNQVGAPNKPRSLAGDAWRDLRRNPIFWISLSLVVIFTLMALIPGVFTANNPNDCLLSRQHAGPSGGAIFGYDFQGCDTYSRAVYGTRASLLVGALAALGTGIIALVIGMLAGYFGRWVDAVLSRVIDIVLGIPLLLAAIVLLKRVSSDSQWARIGAVVFVLALLGWTTAARVVRSSVITAKEQDYVAAARMLGAGNSRIMWRHILPNSLAPVIVVLTIALGSFIAAEATLSFLGIGLKAPTISWGQDIDTGRIHMREAATPLIVPSAFLALTVLAFIMLGDAIRDAFDPKLR; from the coding sequence ATGAGCGATTTCGAAACCGTGGCGGCCAGCGAGAACCAGGCCGCACGGCGTGGCCCCTCCGGGGAGCCGGGCACACCCAACCAGGTCGGCGCCCCGAACAAGCCCCGCAGCCTGGCCGGAGACGCCTGGCGCGACCTGCGCCGCAACCCGATCTTCTGGATCTCGCTGTCGCTGGTCGTCATCTTCACGCTGATGGCGCTGATCCCCGGTGTGTTCACCGCCAACAACCCGAACGACTGCCTGCTGTCCCGGCAGCACGCCGGGCCGTCCGGCGGGGCGATCTTCGGGTACGACTTCCAGGGGTGCGACACGTACTCCCGGGCGGTCTACGGCACCCGGGCCTCGCTGCTGGTCGGCGCGCTCGCCGCGCTCGGCACCGGGATCATCGCCCTGGTCATCGGCATGTTGGCCGGTTACTTCGGCCGGTGGGTCGACGCCGTGCTCTCCCGGGTGATCGACATCGTGCTCGGCATCCCGCTGCTGCTGGCCGCGATCGTGCTGCTCAAGCGGGTGTCCAGCGACAGCCAGTGGGCGCGGATCGGCGCGGTCGTCTTCGTGCTGGCCCTCCTCGGCTGGACCACCGCCGCCCGGGTGGTCCGTTCCTCGGTGATCACCGCCAAGGAGCAGGACTACGTCGCGGCGGCCCGGATGCTCGGTGCCGGCAACAGCCGGATCATGTGGCGGCACATCCTGCCCAACTCGCTGGCACCGGTCATCGTCGTGCTGACCATCGCGCTCGGCTCGTTCATCGCCGCCGAGGCGACGCTCTCCTTCCTGGGCATCGGTCTGAAGGCACCGACCATCTCCTGGGGTCAGGACATCGACACCGGCCGGATCCACATGCGGGAGGCGGCCACCCCGTTGATCGTCCCGTCGGCGTTCCTCGCGCTGACCGTGCTGGCGTTCATCATGCTCGGCGACGCGATCCGTGACGCCTTCGACCCGAAGCTGCGGTGA
- a CDS encoding ABC transporter permease: MFRYILRRLLQMVLAFFGTTLIVYALTFAGQGDPIQALAGERPVTPAQRAYLTEKYHLDATGVGGFFYRYFDYVKNLLQGNLGESLTGRSIGDILEQAWPVTVQLALIALAVAIIFGVSAGVIAGIRRASIFDNSTLVLTLLVLGIPTIVLAPLAQFFLGVKWQLFPPTAGSDPSFYALLLPGIVLGSLSLATALRLTRASVAENLRADYVRTARSKGLVKRRIVIVHVLRNSLIPVVTFLGVELGNLMSGAIITEGVFNIPGVGFNLFRGIRTEDGPLVVGIVSVLVVVYLVSNLVVDVLYAVLDPRIRYE, encoded by the coding sequence ATGTTCCGCTACATCTTGCGGCGCCTACTGCAGATGGTCCTGGCGTTCTTCGGGACCACCCTGATCGTCTACGCGCTGACATTCGCCGGGCAGGGTGACCCGATCCAGGCGCTCGCCGGCGAACGACCGGTGACGCCGGCCCAACGGGCCTACCTGACCGAGAAGTACCACCTGGACGCCACGGGCGTCGGCGGCTTCTTCTACCGCTACTTCGACTACGTGAAGAACCTGCTCCAGGGCAACCTGGGCGAGTCGCTCACCGGTCGGAGCATCGGCGACATCCTCGAACAGGCCTGGCCGGTCACCGTACAGCTCGCGCTCATCGCGCTCGCCGTGGCGATCATCTTCGGGGTCAGCGCCGGGGTGATCGCCGGTATCCGCCGGGCCAGCATCTTCGACAACTCGACGCTGGTGCTGACCCTGCTGGTCCTGGGCATCCCGACCATCGTGCTGGCACCGTTGGCGCAGTTCTTCCTGGGCGTCAAGTGGCAGCTCTTCCCGCCCACCGCCGGTTCCGACCCCTCGTTCTACGCGCTCCTGCTGCCGGGCATCGTGCTCGGCTCGTTGTCGCTGGCCACCGCGTTGCGACTCACCCGCGCCTCGGTGGCGGAGAACCTGCGTGCCGACTACGTCCGGACCGCCCGGTCGAAGGGGCTGGTCAAGCGCCGCATCGTCATCGTCCACGTGCTGCGCAACTCGCTCATCCCGGTCGTCACCTTCCTCGGTGTCGAACTGGGCAACCTGATGAGCGGCGCGATCATCACCGAGGGCGTCTTCAACATCCCCGGCGTGGGGTTCAACCTCTTCCGCGGCATCCGCACCGAGGACGGCCCCCTGGTGGTGGGCATCGTCAGTGTGCTCGTCGTGGTCTACCTGGTCTCGAACCTGGTGGTTGACGTCCTGTACGCCGTACTCGACCCGAGGATCCGCTATGAGTGA
- a CDS encoding ABC transporter substrate-binding protein, protein MRVRRLAAWTALPLAVTLGLAACGSGGDGGSGGSGSSAVSIQIGEPKHLVPTNTTETSGAQVLTGLFSPLVDYDAQNKPYEVAAQSVTSSDNKVWTIKLKDGFTFHNGEKVTAEDYINAWNYGAYAPNGQDSNYFFEKIAGYADLQGKTPKAKEMSGLKKVDDLTFTVTLSEPYIDFKTVLGYTSFYPMPDAAFSAPGVLKDSYEQAPIGQGPFKMKGTWQHDSKIEVERYDAYPGEKPKVKNIEFRIYQQLTAAYADVLADNLDVLPTIPTESLSTAPSDLGDRYQTSPMSSFQFLAFPTFDKDYSNPDVRKAISMAIDRDEITKSVFKGSQQSARSFVSPVLPGYRENTAGTAAEFNPTEAKKLYQAAGGPSKIVISYNGDGGHKDWVDATVNQLKTNLGVDAVGVAEPKFADLLTKVEKKTPVGAFRMGWVMDYPTMEDYLGPLYSTNGSSNYYGYSNPEFDKLVKEGSAAKTQDEAIAKYQQAEDILAKDMPVIPLRFGENVFGHSSKVKNVEMDLFQRVNLVKIEAAS, encoded by the coding sequence ATGCGAGTTCGTAGACTCGCCGCCTGGACCGCCCTCCCGCTCGCGGTGACGCTGGGCCTCGCGGCCTGCGGCAGCGGCGGCGACGGGGGTTCCGGCGGCAGCGGCAGTTCGGCGGTCAGCATCCAGATCGGCGAGCCGAAGCACCTGGTTCCCACGAACACCACCGAGACGTCCGGCGCGCAGGTGCTCACCGGCCTGTTCAGCCCGCTCGTCGACTACGACGCCCAGAACAAGCCGTACGAGGTCGCCGCCCAGTCGGTCACCTCGTCCGACAACAAGGTCTGGACGATCAAGCTCAAGGACGGCTTCACCTTCCACAACGGTGAGAAGGTCACGGCCGAGGACTACATCAACGCCTGGAACTACGGCGCGTACGCCCCCAACGGCCAGGACAGCAACTACTTCTTCGAGAAGATCGCCGGCTACGCGGACCTGCAGGGCAAGACGCCCAAGGCCAAGGAGATGTCCGGTCTGAAGAAGGTCGACGACCTCACCTTCACCGTGACGCTCTCCGAGCCGTACATCGACTTCAAGACGGTGCTCGGTTACACCTCGTTCTACCCGATGCCGGACGCCGCGTTCTCGGCCCCGGGCGTGCTGAAGGACTCCTACGAGCAGGCCCCGATCGGGCAGGGCCCCTTCAAGATGAAGGGCACCTGGCAGCACGACAGCAAGATCGAGGTCGAGCGGTACGACGCCTACCCGGGTGAGAAGCCCAAGGTCAAGAACATCGAGTTCCGGATCTACCAGCAGCTCACCGCGGCGTACGCGGACGTCCTGGCGGACAACCTGGACGTGCTGCCGACGATCCCGACCGAGAGCCTGAGCACCGCGCCGAGCGACCTGGGCGACCGGTACCAGACCAGCCCGATGTCGTCGTTCCAGTTCCTGGCGTTCCCGACGTTCGACAAGGACTACAGCAACCCGGACGTCCGCAAGGCCATCTCGATGGCGATCGACCGCGACGAGATCACCAAGTCGGTCTTCAAGGGCTCGCAGCAGTCCGCGCGCTCCTTCGTCTCGCCGGTCCTGCCGGGCTACCGGGAGAACACCGCGGGCACGGCCGCCGAGTTCAACCCGACCGAGGCCAAGAAGCTCTACCAGGCCGCCGGTGGTCCCTCGAAGATCGTCATCTCGTACAACGGTGACGGCGGGCACAAGGACTGGGTCGACGCCACGGTCAACCAGCTCAAGACCAACCTGGGCGTGGACGCCGTCGGCGTGGCCGAGCCGAAGTTCGCCGACCTGCTGACCAAGGTCGAGAAGAAGACGCCGGTGGGTGCGTTCCGGATGGGTTGGGTCATGGACTACCCGACCATGGAGGACTACCTCGGCCCGCTGTACAGCACGAACGGCTCGTCGAACTACTACGGCTACAGCAACCCGGAGTTCGACAAGCTGGTCAAGGAGGGTTCCGCCGCCAAGACGCAGGACGAGGCGATCGCCAAGTACCAGCAGGCGGAGGACATCCTGGCCAAGGACATGCCGGTGATCCCGCTCCGCTTCGGCGAGAACGTGTTCGGCCACTCGTCCAAGGTCAAGAACGTGGAGATGGACCTGTTCCAGCGGGTCAACCTCGTCAAGATCGAAGCGGCCAGCTGA
- a CDS encoding bifunctional methylenetetrahydrofolate dehydrogenase/methenyltetrahydrofolate cyclohydrolase, producing MTATLLDGKATAAEIKDELRIRVKALAERGITPGLGTVLVGADPGSQAYVNGKHRDCAEVGIASIRRELPTDATQQQVDDVLAELNADPACHGYIVQLPLPAHLDTQRVLELIDPDKDADGLHPVNLGRLVLGYDGPLPCTPRGIVELLRRHDVALRGATVAVVGRGNTVGRPLGLLLTRRSENATVTLCHTGTLDLASHTRAADIVIVAAGVPGLLTPDMINPGAVVVDVGITRVIGADGKGRYTGDVDPEVAETAGALVPMPGGVGPMTRAMLLTNVVERAERG from the coding sequence GTGACGGCGACGCTTCTGGACGGCAAGGCAACCGCGGCAGAGATCAAGGACGAGCTGCGAATTCGGGTGAAGGCACTCGCGGAACGCGGCATCACCCCCGGGCTGGGCACCGTCCTGGTCGGGGCGGACCCGGGCAGTCAGGCGTACGTCAACGGCAAGCACCGTGACTGCGCCGAGGTGGGCATCGCCTCGATCCGCCGGGAACTGCCGACCGACGCCACCCAGCAGCAGGTCGACGACGTGCTGGCCGAGCTGAACGCCGACCCGGCGTGCCACGGCTACATCGTCCAGCTGCCGCTGCCCGCCCACCTCGACACCCAGCGCGTGCTGGAGCTGATCGACCCGGACAAGGACGCCGACGGCCTGCACCCGGTCAACCTGGGTCGGCTCGTCCTCGGCTACGACGGCCCGCTGCCCTGCACCCCGCGCGGCATCGTCGAGTTGCTCCGCCGTCACGACGTGGCGCTGCGCGGCGCCACCGTCGCCGTCGTCGGCCGGGGCAACACCGTCGGACGACCGCTCGGCCTGCTGCTCACCCGTCGCTCCGAGAACGCCACCGTCACCCTGTGCCATACCGGCACCCTCGATCTCGCCTCGCACACCCGGGCCGCCGACATCGTCATCGTCGCGGCCGGCGTACCGGGGCTGCTCACCCCCGACATGATCAACCCGGGGGCGGTGGTGGTGGACGTCGGCATCACGCGGGTGATCGGTGCGGACGGCAAGGGCCGCTACACCGGCGACGTGGACCCGGAGGTGGCCGAGACGGCCGGCGCGCTGGTCCCGATGCCCGGTGGTGTCGGGCCGATGACCCGGGCCATGCTGCTCACCAACGTGGTGGAGCGCGCGGAGCGCGGCTGA